A window of the Brassica napus cultivar Da-Ae chromosome C5, Da-Ae, whole genome shotgun sequence genome harbors these coding sequences:
- the LOC125587811 gene encoding uncharacterized protein LOC125587811, translating to MWSAMHMFHKRSLCDPSPYHSQRIVFLDQCVVIKLVSDFKEFNPKTWSATDIYKGIFNGTYPADRITNKKWLQDVDHLYACHFINGNHWVALDIDLGKETIHVYDSILSIVEDNKEIRNVCRPFAKMIPTILNAMVPTTLRKKSDKQFAVRRLRTVPQNEKPGDCGVYTIKYIECLAIGCTFEGLSDKNILDIRKNLAAEIYDEVGQPQIAHLFPHSPM from the coding sequence ATGTGGTCTGCAATGCATATGTTCCATAAGAGATCTCTTTGTGATCCTTCACCGTACCATTCTCAGCGCATTGTGTTTTTGGATCAGTGTGTCGTCATCAAACTTGTCAGTGATTTCAAAGAGTTCAACCCTAAAACGTGGAGTGCAACGGATATATATAAGGGTATTTTCAATGGCACATATCCAGCTGACCGCATCACAAACAAGAAGTGGCTTCAAGATGTTGATCATCTGTATGCATGTCATTTCATAAATGGTAATCACTGGGTTGCTTTAGATATTGACTTGGGGAAGGAAACCATTCACGTGTATGACAGCATTCTTAGCATAGTAGAGGACAATAAAGAAATTCGAAATGTTTGTCGGCCTTTTGCGAAGATGATTCCGACGATTCTGAATGCTATGGTTCCTACTACTCTTCGGAAGAAAAGTGATAAACAATTCGCTGTACGAAGACTGAGAACCGTTCCACAAAATGAAAAACCCGGAGACTGTGGTGTTTATACCATAAAGTACATTGAGTGCTTGGCAATCGGTTGCACATTTGAAGGGTTAAGTGATAAAAACATTCTAGATATTCGAAAGAATCTAGCTGCTGAGATTTATGACGAGGTTGGACAGCCGCAAATAGCTCATTTATTTCCTCATTCACCAATGTAG